Sequence from the Armatimonadota bacterium genome:
CCACCATGTCCACGTCGGTGGGCGTGGAGACCTTCACGGCCACGATGGCCTCCGGGTTGACCTGGCGGATCCAGTCCACGTGCTTCTTGTGGTCCTCCACCGAGTAGACGCTGTGGAAGGGGAACGGCGAGTAGAGGCTCACCCAGGCCACCGACTCGCGCATCGCCGCCACGGCCTCGGTGACCTTGCCGCCGAGCAGGTGGCCGCCCAGGCCCGGCTTGGCTCCCTGGGCGTACTTGAACTCGACGAAGCGGGCGCGCTGGATCGTCTCCTCGCGCACACCGAAGAGCCCCGTGGCCACCTGCGTGATGATGTGGTCCTGGTAGGGGACGAGCTCGTCGGGGTAGCCGCCTTCGCCCGTGGAGGTGAAGGTGCCGATGCGCTGGGCGGCCCGGGCGCGGGCGAGCATCGTCTGCAGGCTCACCGAGCCGAAGGACATCCCGCCGCCGTAGACCGGCAGCGGCAGGACGAGCTGGGGACCGTCGCCGCGGCGGTTGAGGGCGAGGCGCAGGTCCACCGTCTCGGGGTCGACCCGCTCCGGCGGCTGCCACGCCGGGTCGACCTCGAAGACGAACCGCAGCCGGTCGAAGCCGCCGCCGGAGCGGCCCACGGTGTACTCGCCGTGCGCCGGGGGCCGCCCCGTGGCCGCCATCGCCCAGGTGCCCTGCAGCAGCTCCGGCGGCCAGCGCAGGTCCCCCATGGTGGGCCGCTCCCCGTCCGGGGAGGTCCCGGGGCGCAGGGGCCCCTCGACGGCAGGCACGAGGCGGCGGAACTCGGCCTCCTCCTCGGCGTAGAAGATGGCCCGTCCCACCTCCCCGCGCAGCCGCCGCACCTCGCGCAGGCCCATGGCCCCGAGGCACTCCAGGAGCTGGTCGCGCCAGGCGGCCATCAGGTTGACCAGGCGCTGCGCCCCCCACGCCACATCGAACTCCCCCGCCTCGGCGGCGCAGTGGCCCTTGTCCGCCCACAGCGCGCACCCCAGCGCCACCGGCAGCGTGAAGTCGATGCCCACCAGGTCGGCGCCGCAGACGATGGCCTTGGGCACGTGCTCGGCCGCGGCGATCCCGCCGCTGGCCACCACCGCGACCGGGTCGCGGAGCCCCTCCGCCACCAGGCGGCGGTGGACGGCGCGCAGGGCGTCGGCCAGGAACCCCGCCGGCGTGCGGCCGTACTCGTCGGCGGTCAGGTGCAGGACGCCCGCGCCAGCGCGCACGAAGGCCAGGGCGCGCTCGGGGGTGGTGGCGTCCAGCGGCAGGCGCCAGGCCACCACGGCCCCGGGATGGGCGGCGGCGACCAGCGCCTCGACCCGCTCGAGGTCCCCGGGATCTGCGGGGCCGTCGACCTCGAGGTAGGGGACGCGAGACCACAGGGGGCGCAGCGCCTCCAGGTGCCGCAGCGGCACGCGCACCCCCAGGGCCTCGGTGAACGGGGCCAGGTCGTCGGCCCATTGCTCCGGCTCGAGCAGCGCCACCGTCCCGAGGCGCTGCGCCGCGGCGGCCACGGACAGCAGCGGCGTCCGGCGCTCCAGCGGCAGGGGGTAGGGGTTGAAGAGGACGGGGAAGGGCAGGGTCAGGCAGGGCGGCAGCGCGTCGGGGGCGTCGAGCCGCACCACCTCGGGCCGGCGGCCCACGTCCACGGCGGTGGAGATGTACTCGCGGCCGTGGATGCCGTCGCGCGTGGGGCGCACGATCTCCGACATGTCCAGCCAGATCCCGTCGAAGCCCGGGCCGGCGAAGGGCCCGCCGTACCCCGCGCCCGAGATGGGGATGCGGCCGCGCTCGGCCATGAACCAGGTCTGGGTGATGATCTCGGCCGTCCAGTAGGGGTCGCCGGCGCCGCCGCTGGCGAAGGGGGCGTGGCCGTACTTCACGTACTCGTCTCCGCCCTCCAGGCGGAACGCCGCCGGTGCAGGAAAGGGTGCAGGCGCGGGGTGGGTCTCGATGTGGTAGCGTCCGCCGGGCAGGTCCCTCACGGAGCGGAGGGTGGACCTCCCTCCGAGGCGGCCGGGGCGGGGATGGGCGGGCGGTACCAGTTGGTGATGGGCAGGCGGCGGTCGCGCCCGAAGGCCTTCGTCGTGATGCGCACCCCCGGCGGCGCCTGGCGGCGCTTGTACTCGTTCCGGTCGACCATGGTGACGACGCGGGCCACCACCGCCGGGTCGAAGCCGCGCGCGGCGATCTCGGCTGGTGAGAGGTCCTGCTCCACGTACAGCTCCAGGATCTGGTCGAGCAGCTCGTAGGGCGGGAGGGTGTCCTGGTCGGTCTGGTGGGGGCGCAGCTCCGCCGACGGGGCGCGGGTGAGCACCTCCTCGGGGATGACGGCGCCCCGGGCGTTGCGCCAGCGGGCCAGGGCGTAGACCAGCGTCTTCGGCACGTCCTTGATGACGGCGAACCCGCCGGCCATGTCGCCGTAGAGCGTGGCGTAGCCGGCGGCCAGCTCGCTCTTGTTCCCGGTGGTGAGGACCAGCCAGCCGAACTTGTTGCTGAGGGCCATCAGCAGCGTGCCGCGGATGCGCGCCTGGATGTTCTCCTCCGTCACGTCCTCGGGGCGGCCGGCGAAGACCTCCCCCAGGGTCCGGCGGAAGGCGGCGAAGACCTCGTCGATGCGCAGCTCCACCGGGCGGAGCCCCAGGTTGGCCGCCACCTGCCGGGCCAGCCGGTGGCTCTGCTCCGAGGTGTACGGCGAGGGCATGAAGGCCACGTGGACGTGCTCGGGGCCCAGGGCGTCCGTGGCGATGGTGGCCACCAGCGCCGAGTCTACCCCGCCGGAGAGCCCCACGACGACGTCGCGGAAGCGGTTCTTCCGCACGTAGTCGCGCGTGCCCAGGAGGAGGGCCTGGTAGACCTCCTCCAGCGGCGCCAGCGGCGCAGCCACCGCCGGTTCCACTGGTGGGCGCGAGGGGTACCGGGGCGCGGTCGAGACCGGCACGTGCGGCGTGGGGATGTGCGGCTCTTCCTCCCCGAGCGGCGTGGGCGGCAGGCGGCGCGCCCGCCGCACCTCGTCCAGCGGCACGTCGCAGACGACCAGCGCCTCCTGGAACTGCGGCCCTCGGGCCAGCACCGTCCCGCGGTGGTCCACCACGAAGCTCATGCCGTCGAAGACCAGCTCGTCCTGGCCGCCCACCTGGTTCACGTAGGCGATAGCCACCTCGTAGTCGCGCGCCCGGGTGGCCACCATCTCCTCGCGCAGCCGCCACTTCCCCCGGTCGTAGGGGGAGCCGTTGATGTTCACCAGCAGCAGCGCCCCGGCGGCGGCGCCGGCCTGGCAGGGCCCGCCGGGCGCCCAGATGTCCTCGCAGATGGTCAGCGCCATGGGCTGGCCGGCCACGGTGAAGACGGGGCAGGCACGGCCCGGGTGGAAGTAGCGCCGCTCGTCGAAGACGCCGTAGTTGGGCAGCCGGTGCTTGTGGTAGATGCCGGCCACCTGCCCGTCCCAGCACAGGGCCGCGGCGTTGTAGAGGTGGTCGGCGGCGTCCACGAACCCCACGACCACGGCCACCTCGCGGGCGGCGCGGGCCACCTCCTCCAGCGCCTGGCGGTTGGCCGCGACGAAGTCGGCACGCAACACCAGGTCTTCGGGGGGATAGCCGGTGAGGACGAGCTCGGGGAAGGCCACCAGGTCCGCGCCGAGCGCCGCCGCCTGCCCGATGCGCTCGCACACGCGGCGTGCGTTGCCTTCGATGTCGCCCACGATCGGGTTGATCTGGGCCAGGACGATGCGCACGGTGGGCTCTCCGGCCCCCGTCTTAGCACCGAGCCCGGGGGGTGTCAAGGACGCCGGGGCGGCGGCGGCGGGCCGGTCGGCGCGGGTCTAAGGGCGCCCGGATGGGGGCAGAATCCTGGTGAAGGTCTCGGCACAATACGGACAGGCTCTCCGACAGGGCAAACTCGAAGCGATTCGAGGACGCAAAGCCACGGGGCCTCCCGGAGCGATCCGGGAGGCCAGCCGGGCCGCCGAAGAGGGCTCCGACGAGGTGTGCGGCGCGGGGTCCCGGCGGATCCCGCGCCGCCGGCATGTTGGGGGAGGAGGGACGGCGATGCGCAGCACACCGGGGGCGGCCGCCTCCGAGCGCGGCGTCACGGTGCTCGAGCTGGGCGTCGCCGTGGCCTTGCTCCTCCTCGTCCTGGCCACCTCGGTGGTCTCGGTGCGGGCCCACCTGGCCGACCGCCAGCTCACCGGCTGGACGGAGACGCTGGTGAACGACGTGCGGGCGGCCCAGCAGCTTGGCATCTCGCGCCGTGCCGTCGTGACGGTGACCTTCACGCCGCGCGCCGGTGCGGCGCCGGCGGGCTACACCACGCAGATCGGGGGCACCACCCTGCGTCGCCAGCCCCTGCCCGTTCCCCTGGACCTCGCCACCACCCTCCCCGGCAATACCCTCCAGTTCAACACGCTGGGGGTGCCCCTGATCACCGCCGCTGCCGAGGTCACCGTGACGCACCCGTCCCGCGGCGCCAGCCGGGTCGTCACCATCGCCCCGGTCACCGGAGCGATCACCGTTGGCCCCTGAGGGTGCCCGGCGTTCCGCCAGCTCCCGGGAGCCGGTGGGGGATCTCCAGCGGGGACCTGGCCGGCCGCGTGAGCGCGGAGCCGCCCTCGTGGACATCATCGTCGGCCTGAGCGTGCTGGCCTTCGTCACGCTGGCCGTGATGAACATCTTCCTCGCCGGCGTCAGCCAGGCCCGCACCGCCGGCGTGCACGGGGAAGCGGCCGCGTGGGTGCAGGCCGAGCTCGACTACCTGCGGGCGCTGGGCTACGGCCACGCCTGCCTGGCCGCCGGGACGCGCACGCGCACGCCCGGCGCCGCCGGGTGCACCGCGCTGGAACCGGCGCTCCCCGCCGCCTTCACCCAGGCCACCATCACCGTGGAGGCCGACGTGCCCCTCCCGCGCACGAAGCGGGTGACCATCGAGGTCGTCCGGGCCGCGCGCCTCTTCTTCCGGTCGGCGACCTATGTGGCAGACCTGGAGTGACCCGCCGGCGCAGCGCCGTAGGGGCGAGGAGGGGTTCACGCTCCTCGAGGTGATCTCCGCCATGGCCATCATGGCGCTGGCGCTCACCTCCATCCATCTGACGATCGGCTCGGCGGTGCGCTCGAAGCTCTTCACCTCGAGCTGGATCCGCAACCAGGCGCAGGGGCGGCTCATCGTGGCCTGGGTGGCCGACCGGGTGCGCCAGGCCGGCTTCCGCGTCGACGGCAGCAGCCCGGTGGCGCGCTGCCGCGACCCCATCGCCGCGCAGGACCCGGCCTACCGCCCCACCGACACCCAGCTCTACGTGAACGCGGACGTGGACAACGACGGGGCCCCCGAGACGCGCGGCTTCACCCTGGCGACGGTGGGCGGGCGCACCGTGTTGCAGGAGACCATCATCCCCTGCGCGGTGGGGGCGTCACCGGTGGTGGCCCCGCTCACCGACGTCCGGCACCTGCACGTGCAGTCGTTGGACTTCGACTACTACG
This genomic interval carries:
- a CDS encoding prepilin-type N-terminal cleavage/methylation domain-containing protein, producing MWQTWSDPPAQRRRGEEGFTLLEVISAMAIMALALTSIHLTIGSAVRSKLFTSSWIRNQAQGRLIVAWVADRVRQAGFRVDGSSPVARCRDPIAAQDPAYRPTDTQLYVNADVDNDGAPETRGFTLATVGGRTVLQETIIPCAVGASPVVAPLTDVRHLHVQSLDFDYYDAAGTPLGAAALTTVAGIRAIRTVRVQVRLEADTGAQGPTTQTWSTHVWLRNR
- a CDS encoding NAD+ synthase — translated: MRIVLAQINPIVGDIEGNARRVCERIGQAAALGADLVAFPELVLTGYPPEDLVLRADFVAANRQALEEVARAAREVAVVVGFVDAADHLYNAAALCWDGQVAGIYHKHRLPNYGVFDERRYFHPGRACPVFTVAGQPMALTICEDIWAPGGPCQAGAAAGALLLVNINGSPYDRGKWRLREEMVATRARDYEVAIAYVNQVGGQDELVFDGMSFVVDHRGTVLARGPQFQEALVVCDVPLDEVRRARRLPPTPLGEEEPHIPTPHVPVSTAPRYPSRPPVEPAVAAPLAPLEEVYQALLLGTRDYVRKNRFRDVVVGLSGGVDSALVATIATDALGPEHVHVAFMPSPYTSEQSHRLARQVAANLGLRPVELRIDEVFAAFRRTLGEVFAGRPEDVTEENIQARIRGTLLMALSNKFGWLVLTTGNKSELAAGYATLYGDMAGGFAVIKDVPKTLVYALARWRNARGAVIPEEVLTRAPSAELRPHQTDQDTLPPYELLDQILELYVEQDLSPAEIAARGFDPAVVARVVTMVDRNEYKRRQAPPGVRITTKAFGRDRRLPITNWYRPPIPAPAASEGGPPSAP
- a CDS encoding glutamate synthase-related protein — translated: MRDLPGGRYHIETHPAPAPFPAPAAFRLEGGDEYVKYGHAPFASGGAGDPYWTAEIITQTWFMAERGRIPISGAGYGGPFAGPGFDGIWLDMSEIVRPTRDGIHGREYISTAVDVGRRPEVVRLDAPDALPPCLTLPFPVLFNPYPLPLERRTPLLSVAAAAQRLGTVALLEPEQWADDLAPFTEALGVRVPLRHLEALRPLWSRVPYLEVDGPADPGDLERVEALVAAAHPGAVVAWRLPLDATTPERALAFVRAGAGVLHLTADEYGRTPAGFLADALRAVHRRLVAEGLRDPVAVVASGGIAAAEHVPKAIVCGADLVGIDFTLPVALGCALWADKGHCAAEAGEFDVAWGAQRLVNLMAAWRDQLLECLGAMGLREVRRLRGEVGRAIFYAEEEAEFRRLVPAVEGPLRPGTSPDGERPTMGDLRWPPELLQGTWAMAATGRPPAHGEYTVGRSGGGFDRLRFVFEVDPAWQPPERVDPETVDLRLALNRRGDGPQLVLPLPVYGGGMSFGSVSLQTMLARARAAQRIGTFTSTGEGGYPDELVPYQDHIITQVATGLFGVREETIQRARFVEFKYAQGAKPGLGGHLLGGKVTEAVAAMRESVAWVSLYSPFPFHSVYSVEDHKKHVDWIRQVNPEAIVAVKVSTPTDVDMVAVGIYYAGAHVVHLDGGYGGTGAAPEIAKKNIAMPIEYAIPKVHRFLVAEGIRDEVVLVASGGIRTPYDAAKAIALGADGVVLGMAELVALGCTRLGDCEKGKGCPFGITTTDPELSRLIDPDWGAERIANLYRAWAMVLRDILSRLGLRRVEALRGRTDLLRYLVEPGAAS